CCAACAGTAATTTGAAGGGTGTGCCCTCCACACCGACTTGCAATTAGAAGAACCATTATCTCATCTTACACGATCAACTTACCATGGCAAACAAAGTGAAAGACATGACACTATTTGACGCCCATAAAATGGAAATTGTGATGGAGATTCCTCACTCCTAAACGAGAATGGAGAAATCACACCACTACGAAGGAGAAAGAATGTTGATTAGTTCGAAATCCATTTTGGGTCCATTATTTCCATTGTGGTACTAGCAAGAAAGAATACCCATCGCGGAAGGCTAAAGCTTAGCGTGAGAATCGTGCACACCCATGGCAAGATTTAGCTACAGGCCACGATGCGATGCACACCAAAGACTAGCCCTTTTATGTTCCTTAATGTTAGGTACTACCCGAAGTAGCAAACGCAGCTGAAGATCACTGCCAAATTTGATTGGTTAGGTTCACTCTTGATGTACGAAAAGTCAATGTGTTCTACGTTGGAAAAGTAGTGACTGGCCAATTAATTTTAGTGGTCCATGATGAAATCATTGACCAATTCCATCAAGATTTGGCTCAGATCGATCCATCCAAGAGAAGCATGCCGACAAGGATGGTTATAAACGACGcaaatattcaagaaaaaatccTGGTTTTGAGATCGTGGACGGCGACCAGATATCTCTTACGTCTATGATTGCGATGATGAAAGCAACGGTGCATTAACTGTCTTGAAATATTAACAACTCCAAGAGTCACAAAACGACagcataataataatagaaaaattctatataccacactactatcttatttttatcctattatataagatgtggcacatttatTACCATTGGATGATCATTTATTGAATGATTCGTTGTTATTCAATAGTGATATTCGGAGAATGATGAATTATTTTCAGGGATAGGTAACTCGGCAGCGCATCAACTAGCAAGATATGCATGGAGTATTAGTGATATTAAGATGTGGGAATGTCCTTCATTTGTAACTCAAGCCGTTTGGTTTGATAAGTGCAATCTCTTGTAAGGACTTGTTTATTGATTCAATGAATGAATTgttgattacaaaaaaataaaaaataaaaagtacttctgaaatctaaaaacgacctGACGAATTTACGAGGGTCAAGAGAACATACCATATACTCGTGTAAACTCAATGAGAAACACAATACCGGTATCAATTGTTTAGCCTCTGAGTAATGTGGCTACTCAGTTTTTAGGTAAACACTGCCTTGGAATTTTTAAAGAGAGATTATAATACAAGGAGAATAGCTTGGGGAACgaagaaaagcaaaaataaactaaacaccgaaaggaaaatgaaagaacaagGTCATCACTGTGCTCCAGCTAGTGTCATACATGGAGAGATCACATGAACCTTCAGAAACCCCTGGTAGGGGAATATTTTTGCATTATGCTTGGCTTAAAGAAGTCACCACTAcatatttttcccttttattcAGATGAAATGGACAGATGTATTGGATGAACACTTCTGGGGATGCTCCAAATACCAAATATATAAGGCAGCCATCTCCGTCAGATATTTTTCCATTGGAGAGAATTTCTCATACTTTGCCACCAAGAAACGACAACGACTGAAGGatgaaagaaaacaatttaAAGTGTTAGGTAAGAACATTAGGGATCAAATGTACCATTGTCAAGTTCATGGCAATTTTTAGCTCAATATAGAGGAACATAAAAAAGAACACCTCTAAGATGAGACACCCACTTTGGAAGATGAGTAAGTTTCAAGTTAATGTGAAAGCAAAACACTAATGACATATGACTTGTAGCAAACGTTGATAAAGAAACCAGGGTTGAACTCTACAAACAGAGAAACTTATTCATGGATGATGTCatttaataataagattataagaATCCCTTTCCAATATAACAAGGTAGTTTGCATTATTTATCGGTTAGCTGATCCATAACTTGATAAATCATATAAGATCTGAGAAGATCAAGGTTAATAGAGCTCCTATGAAGAGATTCAAACTCCCACTAAAACACATCTTATTAGACAGCTTGACCAACAATTTCTCGCATCTCACAAAAACACTGGGCAGGTTAGAAAAACCTCATGCCAGGGGTTAAACCAACTGTCAATAATAAGCAAGGATTGTAAGTTTACCATACAGCATCACCAATACAACTTGACGCAAGAAAACACAGTCGAACTTCATTATGGCAAGAAGTTTAAGGAGCCCCAAAACAATTGCTGGCCTTCAACAATACTAAAACTAGGGAATAGTTTTCAACAACGAGTAAACACAATTACCAAGATTCAAGGAAAATAATGTATGGCATACTATACGTGGACACCACACTATAGGCTCCCGTCTCAAACTGAGCACATATGGGTATGGCCTGGGATACATAATCTATTAGTTCGCCAGAGATTCCATCGAAAACATTATTGTTCATAGTTCATGGTTAATCAAAGTGAAGCACCCATCTTGGACACTGTTACATCGACAATGGGATATCTTAGAGTGAAGAAATTATCAGACACTTCAACAATTCAGTAGTTTTGGTTTGGACTTGACGTCTTAAATTCAACTGGCAACTGACTACCCTGAATTCATGGTAACATATACAACATCATCGCATTAGCATTAAGCGATATGATTTGGAAAACCTTTTATTGAGCAACAAGATAATCAGATGAAATCCTCTTAAATCACTCGGGGCTATACTTTCTATGTCAAACAATAGAGCAATGTTTAACAGTTAAAAGACTCACATGCCTCCCTTTACTTGTTGAAaacctttctttttattttccttttttttggcAGTTAGGGTGCAGGGAAGAGAGCAGATCATGGTACCTCAAGATGCCCCTAGGATGATTTGAGACATTATTTTGCAGTGCTTTCCTCCCTCAGATCTGCACTGATGATGACTACTAAATTTTTCtgattctacctattatatccGTTGTCGCAGAACTTTCAAGATGTCATTTGTCAATACTACTAAAGGATAACCTAGTTGAAATAAATATACCTTTAATTTTGTTGTATTACCAGGCTTAGCTGAAGTAGCGCTCCCAAAGCTAAACTTTGCCTTCTTATCTAGAGGCTTTAATATTTGGAAGGAACACATTAGAGTTTCATCTATGGTCATCATGGCACCAGCGTTGTCAAACTCTCCACAATAATTAGGTGCAGAAAATATGGTTACAAGTTTTCTATTAGCAAAGAACTCATATCCATCTTCCACAACCTGTAGGTGTAAAAACTATCGTAAGTCAATCTCATGTTCAAACCTGCAGATGATTGTGGCATGTTTAAAGTAAGAACATGTTCAAACCTGGTGAGCTCGACAAATTAAGTCAATCTCATGCTTCCGAAGAAATTCTGTCACTCTATCAGCACCAAAGGTATAGGAAACTCCCCTATCATTTGCCTCCCAACCTTGAATATCTTTACTAGGATCAGACCAGAGAATATCACATAGCAAACCAGAGTCTGGAACATCACAAGGCCTCCGCAACTTCCTTATCTGATCCAAACTGTACAAGTCAGGAGAGAGTCCCCCATGCATGCAGAGTATCTTTTCATCGATCAGAGCTGCTACAGGTAAGCAGTTGAAACACTCTgtaaatattttccagagtctGACATTGAATCTTCGTTTACACTCATCATAAAATCCATATACACGGTTTATAGAAGCAGATTCATGGTTTCCCCTCAAAAGGAAAACATTTTccggatattttattttatatgcaaGGAGAAGGCATATTGTTTCCAGGCCTTGCTTTCCACGATCTACATAATCCCCCAAGAATAAATAATTGGAGCGAGGAGGAAATCCACCATATTCAAAAAGTCTCAGGAGATCATTATACTGACCATGAATATCTCCTGGGTAACATAAAGGAAGTAACATATAAGACGTAT
This window of the Juglans regia cultivar Chandler chromosome 12, Walnut 2.0, whole genome shotgun sequence genome carries:
- the LOC108981524 gene encoding serine/threonine-protein phosphatase PP1-like isoform X3, translated to MEPAVLDGIINRLLEVRGRPGKQVQLSEAEIRQLCLVSKDIFLGQPNLLELEAPIKICGDIHGQYNDLLRLFEYGGFPPRSNYLFLGDYVDRGKQGLETICLLLAYKIKYPENVFLLRGNHESASINRVYGFYDECKRRFNVRLWKIFTECFNCLPVAALIDEKILCMHGGLSPDLYSLDQIRKLRRPCDVPDSGLLCDILWSDPSKDIQGWEANDRGVSYTFGADRVTEFLRKHEIDLICRAHQVVEDGYEFFANRKLVTIFSAPNYCGEFDNAGAMMTIDETLMCSFQILKPLDKKAKFSFGSATSAKPGRIRKI
- the LOC108981524 gene encoding serine/threonine-protein phosphatase PP1 isozyme 2-like isoform X2, translating into MEPAVLDGIINRLLEVRGRPGKQVQLSEAEIRQLCLVSKDIFLGQPNLLELEAPIKICGDIHGQYNDLLRLFEYGGFPPRSNYLFLGDYVDRGKQGLETICLLLAYKIKYPENVFLLRGNHESASINRVYGFYDECKRRFNVRLWKIFTECFNCLPVAALIDEKILCMHGGLSPDLYSLDQIRKLRRPCDVPDSGLLCDILWSDPSKDIQGWEANDRGVSYTFGADRVTEFLRKHEIDLICRAHQVVEDGYEFFANRKLVTIFSAPNYCGEFDNAGAMMTIDETLMCSFQILKPLDKKAKFSFGSATSAKPGNTTKLKSLSFLGGKV
- the LOC108981524 gene encoding serine/threonine-protein phosphatase PP1 isozyme 2-like isoform X1; translated protein: MEPAVLDGIINRLLEVRGRPGKQVQLSEAEIRQLCLVSKDIFLGQPNLLELEAPIKICGDIHGQYNDLLRLFEYGGFPPRSNYLFLGDYVDRGKQGLETICLLLAYKIKYPENVFLLRGNHESASINRVYGFYDECKRRFNVRLWKIFTECFNCLPVAALIDEKILCMHGGLSPDLYSLDQIRKLRRPCDVPDSGLLCDILWSDPSKDIQGWEANDRGVSYTFGADRVTEFLRKHEIDLICRAHQVVEDGYEFFANRKLVTIFSAPNYCGEFDNAGAMMTIDETLMCSFQILKPLDKKAKFSFGSATSAKPVVVVSWWQSMRNSLQWKNI
- the LOC108981524 gene encoding serine/threonine-protein phosphatase PP1-like isoform X4, which translates into the protein MEPAVLDGIINRLLEVRGRPGKQVQLSEAEIRQLCLVSKDIFLGQPNLLELEAPIKICGDIHGQYNDLLRLFEYGGFPPRSNYLFLGDYVDRGKQGLETICLLLAYKIKYPENVFLLRGNHESASINRVYGFYDECKRRFNVRLWKIFTECFNCLPVAALIDEKILCMHGGLSPDLYSLDQIRKLRRPCDVPDSGLLCDILWSDPSKDIQGWEANDRGVSYTFGADRVTEFLRKHEIDLICRAHQSLSFLGGKV